One stretch of Macaca nemestrina isolate mMacNem1 chromosome 17, mMacNem.hap1, whole genome shotgun sequence DNA includes these proteins:
- the LOC105472143 gene encoding endoplasmic reticulum protein SC65, with amino-acid sequence MARVAWGLLWLLLGSARAQYEKYSFRGFPPEDLMPLAAAYGHALEQYEGESWRESARYLEAALRLHRLLRDSEAFCHANCSGPAPAPKPDPDDGRADEWARELRLFGRVLERAACLRRCKRTLPAFQVPYPPRQLLRDFQSRLPYQYLHYALFKANRLEKAVAAAYTFLQRNPKHELTAKYLSYYRGMLDVADESLTDLEAQPYEAVFLRAVKLYNSGDFRSSTEDMERALAEYLAVFARCLAGCEGAHEQVDFKDFYPAIADLFAESLQCKVDCEANLTPNVGGYFVDKFVATMYHYLQFAYYKLNDVRQAARSAASYMLFDPNDSIMQQNLVYYRFHRARWGLEEEDFQPREEAMLYHNQTAELRELLEFTHMYLQSDDEMELEETEPPLEPEDALSDAEFEGEGDYEEGMYADWWQEPDAKGDEAEAEPEPELA; translated from the exons ATGGCTCGGGTGGCGTGGgggctgctgtggctgctgctgggCAGCGCCAGGGCGCAGTACGAGAAGTACAGCTTCCGGGGCTTCCCGCCAGAGGACCTGATGCCGCTGGCCGCGGCCTACGGGCACGCGCTGGAGCAGTATGAGGGCGAGAGCTGGCGCGAGAGCGCGCGCTACCTGGAGGCGGCGCTGCGGCTGCACCGGCTGCTGCGCGACAGCGAGGCCTTCTGCCACGCCAACTGCAGCGGCCCCGCTCCCGCGCCCAAGCCCGACCCAGACGACGGCCGCGCCGACGAGTGGGCCCGCGAGCTGCGGCTCTTCGGCCGCGTCCTGGAGCGCGCCGCCTGCCTGCGGCGCTGCAAGCGGACGCTGCCCGCCTTCCAGGTGCCCTACCCGCCGCGGCAGCTGCTGCGCGACTTCCAGAGCCGCTTGCCCTACCAGTACCTGCACTACGCGCTGTTCAAG GCTAACCGGCTGGAGAAGGCGGTGGCGGCGGCCTACACCTTCCTCCAGAGGAACCCGAAGCACGAGCTGACCGCCAAGTACCTCAGCTACTACCGGGGGATGCTGGACGTCGCCGACGAGTCCCTCACGGACCTAGAGGCCCAGCCCTACGAG GCCGTGTTCCTCCGGGCTGTGAAGCTCTACAACAGCGGGGATTTCCGCAGCAGCACGGAGGACATGGAGCGGGCCTTGGCAGAGTACCTGGCGGTCTTTGCCCGGTGCCTGGCCGGCTGTGAAGGGGCCCATGAGCAGGTGGACTTCAAGGACTTCTACCCGGCCATAGCAG ATCTCTTTGCAGAATCCCTGCAGTGCAAGGTGGACTGTGAGGCCAATTTGACCCCCAATGTGGGCGGCTACTTCGTGGACAAGTTCGTGGCCACCATGTACCACTACCTGCAGTTTGCCtactacaagt TGAATGATGTGCGCCAGGCTGCCCGCAGCGCCGCCAGCTACATGCTCTTCGACCCCAATGACAGCATCATGCAGCAGAACCTGGTGTATTACCGCTTCCACCGGGCTCGCTGGGGCCTGGAAGAGGAGGACTTCCAGCCCCGGGAG GAGGCCATGCTCTACCACAACCAGACGGCCGAGCTGCGGGAGCTGCTGGAGTTCACCCACATGTACCTGCAGTCAGATGATGAG atggagctggaggagacAGAACCGCCCCTGGAGCCTGAGGATGCCCTATCTGACGCCGAGTTTGAAGGGGAGGGTGACTACGAGGAGGGCATGTATGCTGACTGGTGGCAGGAGCCGGATGCCAAGGGcgatgaggctgaggctg aGCCAGAGCCTGAACTGGCATGA
- the LOC105472144 gene encoding peptidyl-prolyl cis-trans isomerase FKBP10 has product MFPAGPPSHSLLRLPLLQLLLLVVQAVGRGLGRASPAGGPLEDVVIERYHIPRACPREVQMGDFVRYHYNGTFEDGKKFDSSYDRNTLVAIVVGVGRLITGMDRGLMGMCVNERRRLIVPPHLGYGSIGLAGLIPPDATLYFDVVLLDVWNKEDTVQVSTLLRPPHCPRMVQDGDFVRYHYNGTLLDGTSFDTSYSKGGTYDTYVGSGWLIKGMDQGLLGMCPGERRKIIIPPFLAYGEKGYGTVIPPHASLVFHILLIDVHNPKDTVQLETLELPAGCVRRAVAGDFMRYHYNGSLMDGTLFDSSYSRNHTYNTYIGQGYIIPGMDQGLQGACIGERRRITIPPHLAYGENGTGDKIPGSAVLIFNVHVIDFHNPADVVEIRTLSRPSETCNETTKLGDFVRYHYNCSLLDGTQLFTSHDYGAPQEATLGANKVIEGLDTGLQGMCVGERRQLIVPPHLAHGESGARGVPGSAVLLFEVELVSREDGLPTGYLFVWHEDPPANLFEDMDLNKDGEVPPEEFSTFIKAQVSEGKGRLMPGQDPEKTIGDMFQNQDRNQDGKITVEELKLKSDEDQERVHEEL; this is encoded by the exons ATGTTCCCCGCGGGCCCCCCCAGCCACAGCCTCCTCCGGCTCCCCCTGCTGCAGTTGCTGCTACTGGTGGTGCAGGccgtggggagggggctgggccgCGCCAGCCCTGCCGGGGGCCCCCTGGAAGATGTGGTCATCGAGAGGTACCACATCCCCAGGGCCTGTCCCCGGGAAGTGCAGATGGGGGATTTTGTGCGCTACCACTACAACGGCACTTTCGAAGATGGCAAGAAGTTTGACTCAAG CTATGATCGCAACACCCTGGTGGCCATTGTGGTGGGCGTGGGACGCCTCATCACTGGCATGGACCGAGGCCTCATGGGCATGTGTGTCAACGAGCGGCGACGCCTCATTGTGCCTCCCCACCTGGGCTATGGGAGCATCGGCCTGG CGGGGCTCATTCCACCGGATGCCACCCTCTACTTCGATGTGGTTCTGCTGGATGTGTGGAATAAGGAAGACACCGTGCAGGTGAGCACCTTGCTGCGCCCGCCCCACTGCCCCCGCATGGTCCAGGACGGTGACTTTGTCCGCTACCACTACAATGGCACCTTGCTGGACGGCACCTCCTTCGACACAAG CTACAGTAAGGGCGGCACTTACGATACCTACGTCGGCTCTGGTTGGCTGATCAAGGGCATGGACCAGGGGCTGCTGGGCATGTGTcctggagagagaaggaagattaTCATCCCTCCATTCCTGGCCTATGGCGAGAAAGGCTATG GGACAGTGATCCCCCCACATGCCTCGCTGGTCTTTCACATCCTCCTGATTGACGTGCACAACCCAAAGGACACTGTCCAGTTAGAGACGCTGGAGCTCCCCGCCGGCTGTGTCCGCAGAGCCGTGGCTGGGGACTTCATGCGCTACCACTACAATGGCTCCTTGATGGACGGCACCCTCTTCGATTCCAG CTACTCCCGCAACCACACCTACAATACCTATATCGGGCAGGGTTACATCATCCCCGGGATGGACCAGGGGCTACAGGGCGCCTGCATAGGGGAGCGCCGGAGAATTACCATCCCCCCGCACCTCGCCTACGGGGAGAATGGAACTG GAGACAAGATCCCTGGCTCTGCCGTGCTAATCTTCAACGTTCATGTCATTGACTTCCACAACCCTGCGGATGTGGTGGAAATCAGGACACTGTCTCGGCCATCGGAGACCTGCAATGAGACCACCAAGCTTGGGGACTTTGTTCGATACCATTACAACTGTTCTTTGCTGGACGGCACCCAGCTCTTCACCTC GCATGACTACGGGGCTCCCCAGGAGGCGACTCTGGGGGCCAACAAGGTGATCGAAGGCCTGGACACGGGCCTGCAGGGCATGTGTGTGGGAGAGAGGCGGCAGCTCATCGTGCCCCCGCACCTGGCCCACGGGGAGAGTGGAG cCCGGGGAGTCCCAGGCAGTGCTGTGCTGCTGTTTGAGGTGGAGCTGGTGTCCCGGGAGGATGGGCTGCCCACAGGCTACCTGTTTGTGTGGCACGAGGACCCTCCTGCCAACCTGTTTGAAGACATGGACCTCAACAAGGATGGAGAGGTCCCTCCAGAGGAG ttcTCCACCTTCATCAAGGCTCAAGTGAGTGAGGGCAAAGGACGCCTCATGCCTGGGCAGGACCCCGAGAAAACCATAGGAGACATGTTCCAGAACCAGGACCGCAACCAGGACGGCAAGATCACAGTAGAGGAGCTCAAGCTGAAGTCAGATGAGGACCAGGAGCGGGTCCACGAGGAGCTCTGA